A stretch of Aerococcus urinaehominis DNA encodes these proteins:
- a CDS encoding LCP family protein, with product MKKNEQADAYQNQNDRVSYRKRQPRKKRRWPWVVALILVVIVGGMAFLLGRRLVGFTNTIYNRVDRDDMRGSKVALTKGEPVTILLAGIDNGALFYEDVKDGRSDVMMLITINPEKNQTLIASIPRDTLGPMGRTDEFDKLNHAYMNYGMTGTINSLQRWADVPIDHYVEVNMRAFIDVIDGMGGLELTPTQTFTQNGVHFTKGQTQRFNGEQVMHYVRMRKQDPEGDLGRQKRQQQVVRAVIKEIVSLDTLRQLDRILDTLGQNLKTDLTRSDMIALHNNYLAALQNNDSYVVSDTRDLNLYFGYYLYVTEAQRLDLSNHLRALLGLSESQSAIVYPVEFNVPFEYFPVEDYDYDGYYSDTDMLIAPGVYKQSELKTEILNQFGSLPLYLPESSILVPLPNQDVQGYDDSQEIPNNQADIGVEEGWYPEEVPVYEYEGDFY from the coding sequence AAAAAAGGCGTTGGCCCTGGGTGGTCGCTCTGATACTAGTGGTGATTGTCGGTGGGATGGCTTTCCTGTTAGGCCGCCGCTTGGTAGGCTTCACCAATACAATTTATAATCGGGTGGATCGCGATGATATGCGTGGTTCCAAAGTAGCGCTAACTAAGGGTGAACCGGTAACTATTTTGCTAGCAGGTATTGATAACGGTGCCTTGTTTTACGAAGATGTGAAGGATGGCCGTAGCGATGTGATGATGTTAATCACCATCAATCCGGAAAAAAATCAGACCCTTATTGCTAGTATTCCGCGTGATACCTTGGGGCCCATGGGTCGTACCGATGAGTTTGATAAGCTTAATCACGCCTATATGAATTATGGGATGACTGGCACCATTAATTCTTTGCAGCGGTGGGCAGATGTGCCAATTGATCATTACGTAGAAGTAAATATGCGCGCCTTTATTGATGTCATTGATGGCATGGGGGGCTTGGAATTAACACCCACCCAGACCTTCACCCAGAATGGTGTTCATTTTACCAAGGGCCAAACGCAACGTTTTAATGGTGAACAAGTTATGCACTATGTTCGGATGCGTAAGCAAGATCCGGAGGGAGACCTGGGACGTCAAAAACGTCAACAACAAGTAGTTAGGGCGGTCATCAAGGAAATTGTATCTCTGGATACTTTGCGCCAATTAGATCGAATACTTGATACGCTTGGTCAAAATTTAAAAACTGACCTGACACGGTCAGATATGATTGCTCTCCATAATAATTATTTAGCAGCCCTGCAAAATAATGATAGCTATGTTGTTAGTGATACTCGAGATTTGAACCTTTATTTTGGTTATTATCTGTATGTTACTGAAGCACAACGCTTGGATCTATCTAATCATTTAAGAGCTTTATTAGGCCTGTCTGAAAGCCAATCAGCTATTGTCTACCCGGTTGAGTTTAATGTGCCTTTTGAATACTTTCCCGTTGAGGACTATGATTATGATGGCTACTATAGCGATACAGATATGTTGATTGCACCGGGGGTTTATAAGCAAAGCGAACTGAAGACTGAAATTCTTAACCAGTTTGGTAGCTTACCTCTTTACTTACCTGAAAGCAGTATCTTGGTACCTTTACCTAATCAAGATGTGCAAGGGTATGATGATAGCCAGGAAATTCCTAATAACCAAGCAGATATAGGTGTTGAGGAAGGTTGGTATCCTGAGGAAGTGCCTGTCTATGAATATGAGGGAGATTTTTACTAA
- a CDS encoding LCP family protein, translating into MRRSDKIKGGRAKSRRSKWWLLPLVLLVIVLVGLGSVYFTAQKTADQLYESSSQNRQVLRDSNKVLDRKEPVSILLLGMDSGGGRTTGERNTDVMILVTINPNDHSAKMLSIPRDTYSQTIDDKINAAYAYGGSEGAINAVQDLLNIPVDYYALVNMDGMMSIIDAVGPIQVYNNFAFANGGYQFPEGEIELSSGDEALEWVRMRYEDPEGDYGRNRRQREILLGILRKYARVSSLTDIRPLLDVVTDNVRTDMTLNEMVRAGLSYRVPSEAVEEMTLIGQPDQSTGVYYNIVGQDQLDEVSQTLRSHLELD; encoded by the coding sequence ATGCGTCGAAGTGATAAAATAAAGGGAGGCCGGGCAAAATCTAGGCGCTCCAAGTGGTGGTTACTACCTTTAGTCTTGCTTGTTATTGTCCTGGTTGGTTTGGGAAGTGTGTATTTTACGGCTCAAAAAACAGCTGACCAACTGTATGAATCTAGTAGCCAGAATCGACAAGTTTTGCGCGATAGCAATAAGGTCTTAGACAGAAAAGAACCGGTTTCTATTCTTTTACTAGGTATGGATAGTGGTGGCGGTCGAACAACCGGAGAACGTAACACTGATGTCATGATTTTAGTGACAATTAATCCAAATGACCATTCAGCTAAAATGTTGAGTATTCCTCGTGATACTTATAGCCAGACGATTGATGATAAAATTAATGCAGCGTATGCCTACGGTGGTAGCGAGGGAGCGATTAACGCAGTCCAAGACCTACTTAATATACCTGTGGACTATTACGCCCTGGTGAATATGGACGGTATGATGTCAATTATTGATGCCGTGGGCCCAATCCAGGTCTATAATAATTTTGCTTTTGCTAATGGTGGTTACCAATTCCCTGAAGGTGAGATCGAACTATCAAGTGGTGATGAGGCCTTAGAATGGGTTCGGATGCGTTATGAAGATCCAGAGGGAGATTATGGTCGTAACCGTCGGCAGAGAGAGATTTTACTGGGGATACTGCGTAAGTATGCGCGTGTTAGTTCCTTAACTGATATCAGGCCCCTTCTCGATGTCGTGACTGATAATGTCCGTACAGATATGACGCTAAATGAGATGGTTCGGGCTGGCTTAAGTTATCGGGTGCCATCAGAAGCTGTTGAGGAGATGACCTTAATAGGTCAGCCTGACCAGTCAACCGGTGTTTATTATAATATTGTTGGCCAAGATCAGCTCGATGAAGTTAGCCAAACCCTCAGAAGCCATCTAGAGCTAGATTAG
- the rbsK gene encoding ribokinase, which yields MIAVLGSISTDFVVTTNRLPQRGETVYGEDFSTLFGGKGANQAVAAARLGGQVAMFGCVGDDMFAQALLDNLVAHRIDVTSVETVAGQPSGSAHITLHEGDNAIIYVPGANQHVDTAYIDRVADKLFSHQLIVLQNEIPIETVKYVIELANQNDIDIVYDPAPSVAIGADYLAKVTYLTPNETELADLFSQGLDQACQDMPNQLIVTLGGDGLAYHNGQELVRMPALSSKVVDTTGAGDTFAGAFALALSQGQALHQALTFASLAASISVTKKGAQSGMPTEDELKAHPSYNN from the coding sequence ATGATTGCAGTTCTTGGTTCAATTTCAACAGATTTTGTTGTTACGACTAATCGCTTGCCGCAAAGAGGCGAGACAGTGTACGGGGAAGATTTTTCAACCCTATTTGGTGGTAAGGGGGCTAACCAGGCTGTGGCTGCTGCGCGTTTGGGCGGCCAGGTAGCCATGTTTGGTTGCGTAGGTGACGATATGTTTGCCCAAGCCTTACTTGATAACTTGGTAGCCCATCGCATTGATGTCACTAGTGTTGAAACAGTTGCTGGTCAGCCGTCTGGATCAGCCCATATTACCCTGCATGAGGGTGATAATGCGATCATTTATGTACCTGGTGCTAATCAGCACGTTGATACGGCTTATATAGACCGGGTAGCTGACAAATTGTTTAGCCATCAACTAATTGTTTTACAAAATGAGATTCCTATAGAGACGGTTAAATATGTTATCGAATTGGCTAATCAAAATGATATTGATATTGTTTATGATCCAGCACCTTCTGTGGCAATTGGAGCTGATTATCTAGCCAAGGTCACTTATTTAACACCTAATGAAACTGAATTAGCCGATTTATTTTCCCAAGGTTTAGACCAAGCTTGCCAAGACATGCCAAACCAGTTGATTGTTACTCTAGGCGGTGACGGTTTAGCTTACCATAATGGTCAAGAACTAGTTAGGATGCCAGCTTTATCTAGCAAAGTTGTGGATACGACTGGGGCTGGTGATACCTTTGCTGGTGCTTTTGCGTTAGCGCTTAGTCAGGGACAAGCACTCCATCAAGCTTTGACTTTTGCGAGTCTAGCTGCTAGTATCTCAGTAACTAAAAAGGGCGCTCAGTCTGGTATGCCAACTGAAGATGAACTAAAGGCTCATCCAAGCTATAATAATTAG
- a CDS encoding MFS transporter yields MKKNKVFYGWWIVIASAIVLAITGPAAVAVANIFQGPVTSEFGVSNGQFAISNLLILIISVIFSPSMSQKMASGHFKQSFCMGLICYILGLAGYAFAPNIWVFYALSILAGFGYLATTMIPVGLLINHWFVKDRGLATSYAMSGLGIGGIIFSQLVTFLIGNFGWRMTYLAYAIIMLIIVLPIGLFIFKPYPEEMGLQAYGANLGDNQTGKVSDTATESGLDFDQVKTNAFFIALLVASVLIGIVNNGGLGQFPPFFTELHGPSTAATLISLYSGIGIIGKLILGKVNDKTGIVVSTIYAAGLLVATYLLMTQASHLPLAYIAAITFGLGNAIGTIMPPLISADIFRAGSYAKAYGMVQSATMLGMAVGSLVTATIADLANSYQVSWLVLAIASGLAAFMIITSYRQAKTKY; encoded by the coding sequence GTGAAAAAAAACAAAGTTTTTTATGGTTGGTGGATTGTAATTGCTTCAGCCATCGTCCTAGCCATCACTGGCCCTGCTGCTGTAGCTGTGGCTAATATTTTCCAAGGACCAGTAACCAGTGAGTTTGGGGTTTCTAATGGCCAATTTGCTATCTCAAATTTATTAATTCTTATTATCAGTGTCATTTTTTCCCCATCGATGTCACAAAAAATGGCTAGTGGTCATTTTAAGCAAAGTTTTTGTATGGGATTAATCTGCTATATTTTAGGATTAGCTGGATACGCTTTTGCCCCCAATATTTGGGTTTTCTATGCCCTGTCCATCCTAGCTGGTTTTGGTTACTTAGCTACAACTATGATTCCTGTAGGCCTTTTGATTAACCACTGGTTCGTTAAAGATCGCGGTCTAGCCACTTCTTATGCTATGTCAGGACTTGGTATTGGTGGCATTATTTTTAGTCAATTAGTAACCTTTTTAATTGGTAACTTTGGCTGGCGTATGACTTATCTGGCTTATGCAATAATTATGTTAATTATCGTTTTACCTATTGGCCTATTTATTTTTAAACCATATCCAGAAGAAATGGGTCTCCAAGCTTATGGGGCTAACCTGGGCGACAATCAAACCGGCAAGGTCAGTGATACAGCAACAGAAAGTGGCCTAGATTTTGACCAAGTCAAGACCAATGCTTTCTTTATTGCTCTTTTAGTAGCTAGTGTCTTAATCGGGATTGTAAATAACGGAGGTCTAGGCCAATTTCCGCCTTTCTTTACTGAGTTACATGGTCCCAGTACAGCTGCCACATTGATTTCTCTTTACTCAGGTATCGGTATTATCGGAAAATTAATACTTGGTAAAGTGAATGATAAAACTGGTATCGTCGTCTCAACTATCTATGCTGCTGGCCTTTTAGTAGCCACCTACCTACTGATGACCCAAGCCAGCCATCTGCCTTTAGCCTATATTGCTGCCATCACTTTCGGTTTAGGTAATGCCATTGGTACAATTATGCCGCCTCTGATTTCTGCTGATATCTTTAGGGCAGGTTCTTACGCTAAGGCCTATGGTATGGTCCAATCTGCAACCATGTTAGGTATGGCGGTTGGATCACTAGTTACGGCAACCATTGCTGATTTAGCTAATTCCTACCAAGTTTCTTGGCTGGTCCTCGCTATTGCAAGTGGCCTTGCAGCTTTCATGATTATCACTTCATACCGTCAAGCAAAAACTAAATATTAA
- the galE gene encoding UDP-glucose 4-epimerase GalE codes for MAILVTGGTGFIGSHTSIELIKAGYDVVIVDDYSNSKPLVLDRIEEISGVRPTFYQLNVLDREALRQVFRNEEIEAVIHFAAFKAVGESVEKPLAYYHNNLGGLVAVLEVMAEFDVKKIVFSSSATVYGMDNQSPLTEDLPTSAINPYGYTKVMNEQILRDLYHAHPEWSVMVLRYFNPIGAHPSGLIGEDPQGIPNNIMPYITQVAIGKLDHLNVFGDDYDTPDGTGVRDYIHVVDLAKGHVDAIGYALKNKGLEVVNLGTGEGYSVLDLVTNFEAANDVEIPYEITNRRPGDVATCYADASYAKELMGWQAEHNLADMCRDAWNWQKNNPNGFN; via the coding sequence ATGGCGATTTTAGTAACGGGAGGGACCGGTTTTATCGGATCTCACACCAGTATAGAACTGATAAAAGCTGGTTACGATGTAGTTATTGTCGATGACTACTCTAATAGTAAGCCCCTAGTTTTAGACCGAATAGAGGAAATTTCTGGTGTCCGGCCAACCTTTTACCAACTTAATGTGCTAGACCGAGAAGCCTTGCGCCAGGTTTTTCGTAATGAGGAGATTGAGGCGGTTATCCATTTTGCTGCCTTTAAGGCAGTGGGTGAATCGGTTGAAAAGCCGCTAGCCTATTATCACAATAACCTAGGTGGCTTAGTGGCTGTTTTAGAAGTTATGGCTGAATTTGATGTGAAGAAGATCGTATTCTCCTCTTCAGCCACCGTTTATGGCATGGATAATCAGTCACCTTTAACTGAAGATTTACCTACCTCTGCAATCAATCCTTATGGCTACACCAAGGTAATGAATGAGCAAATTTTACGCGACCTTTATCACGCCCATCCTGAATGGTCTGTCATGGTCTTACGCTACTTTAATCCAATCGGTGCCCATCCATCTGGCTTAATCGGAGAAGATCCTCAGGGTATTCCCAATAATATTATGCCATACATTACCCAGGTAGCTATTGGCAAACTTGACCATTTAAATGTTTTTGGTGATGATTATGACACGCCAGATGGTACCGGTGTCCGCGACTATATTCATGTCGTTGACCTAGCTAAGGGCCATGTGGATGCTATTGGCTATGCCCTAAAAAATAAAGGTTTAGAGGTTGTCAATCTCGGCACCGGGGAAGGTTATTCTGTGTTAGATCTCGTAACCAATTTTGAAGCTGCTAACGATGTTGAGATTCCATATGAAATCACTAACCGCCGTCCCGGTGATGTGGCCACTTGCTACGCTGATGCTAGTTATGCCAAAGAATTGATGGGTTGGCAAGCTGAACATAATTTAGCGGATATGTGTCGAGATGCCTGGAATTGGCAAAAAAATAATCCCAATGGCTTCAATTAA
- a CDS encoding glycosyltransferase family 4 protein, whose amino-acid sequence MAKVLHINSNYLTSKLHENLMDRLQTSEFDNQVYMPIKIETEQQFLYESKHPVYHPVTFKNRDKVFYRLKQRKILKQLLDLVNPNEYDLVHAHTLFTDGNVALTLKERYGLPYIVAVRGYTDINSFFKKRIDLRPRGRRILDQADRIVFLSQKNCEELLDKYIKEPGLRRSLETKIEIIPNGIDDIYFEKQGLAKHLSSQQVINFIEVGKLMPLKNQHLASQGIYDYQEQSGRASQFNMVGKKVDQEYVDRIFNQSQLKINYYEVMTPSQLIDFMRTQDIFIMPSLYETFGLVYPEALSQGLPIIYSKDQGFDGQFPEGYVGYRVDPNSSQDIADKIALIVENYDQLSANATEAYKKFNWDNLAQEYIEIYRDITS is encoded by the coding sequence ATGGCCAAGGTATTACATATCAATTCAAACTATTTAACTTCTAAATTACATGAGAATTTAATGGATCGTCTACAAACTAGTGAGTTTGACAACCAGGTTTATATGCCGATTAAGATAGAAACAGAGCAACAGTTTTTGTATGAATCTAAGCATCCGGTTTACCATCCTGTTACCTTTAAAAATAGAGACAAGGTGTTTTATCGATTAAAACAGCGTAAAATTTTAAAGCAGTTACTAGACTTGGTCAATCCGAATGAGTACGACTTAGTGCATGCGCATACCCTTTTCACTGATGGGAATGTGGCTCTGACCCTAAAGGAGCGCTATGGCCTGCCCTATATAGTGGCTGTGCGTGGCTATACGGATATTAATAGTTTTTTTAAAAAGCGGATTGATTTAAGGCCCCGTGGGCGACGAATTTTAGACCAAGCAGATCGCATTGTATTTTTATCACAAAAAAATTGTGAAGAGCTTCTAGACAAATATATTAAAGAGCCCGGATTACGTCGTAGTCTAGAGACAAAAATAGAGATTATTCCTAATGGGATAGATGATATATACTTCGAAAAGCAAGGGTTAGCTAAGCATCTATCTAGCCAGCAGGTTATTAATTTTATCGAAGTTGGGAAATTAATGCCATTGAAAAATCAGCATTTAGCTAGCCAAGGAATTTATGATTACCAGGAACAATCAGGACGGGCAAGTCAATTTAATATGGTGGGGAAAAAGGTAGACCAGGAGTATGTAGACCGGATATTTAACCAATCACAATTAAAGATTAATTATTATGAGGTTATGACACCTAGTCAATTAATTGATTTTATGCGGACCCAGGATATCTTTATTATGCCTTCTTTATACGAAACTTTTGGTTTGGTTTATCCGGAAGCTTTAAGTCAGGGTTTGCCCATAATATACTCTAAAGACCAAGGTTTCGATGGTCAGTTCCCTGAGGGATATGTCGGCTACCGGGTCGACCCCAATTCTAGTCAAGATATTGCTGATAAAATTGCACTAATTGTTGAAAATTACGACCAGTTATCAGCAAATGCGACTGAAGCTTATAAAAAATTTAATTGGGATAATTTAGCACAAGAGTATATAGAAATTTATCGCGATATCACAAGTTAG
- a CDS encoding nucleotide sugar dehydrogenase, translating to MSLHEKLLARTEKLSVVGLGYVGMPIAIAFAKHVDVIGYDNNQAKVEKYLQGQDPTMEVGDQAIKETSMTFTSDVTRLREAKFHIVAVPTPINQDKTPDLTPVTSATRSLGENLQKGSVVVYESTVYPGVTEEICIPLLEEASGLKHGHDFIVGYSPERINPGDKINRLETIVKIVSASDNNYLDDIAKVYEIVVEAGVYRASSMKVAEAAKVVENSQRDINIAFMNELALVFDRMGIDSQDVIDAMNTKWNALGFTPGLVGGHCIGVDPYYFVYEAENLGYHSRLIAAGRQINDSMGEFIADKVIKQLVVTGKCPKAANVVILGLTFKEGTPDIQNSKVTDIIDRLQEYDIKPQVVDPWADATDVKETYGLELLEMSAISQADCLVFTVGHPEFKDLSYATVNQWFKEMPNEEKIIIDVKSILNKESYQASGYNFWRL from the coding sequence ATGAGTTTGCATGAAAAACTATTAGCTAGAACAGAAAAATTGTCAGTGGTTGGTTTAGGCTACGTTGGTATGCCTATTGCAATTGCTTTTGCTAAACATGTTGATGTGATAGGCTATGATAATAATCAAGCCAAAGTTGAGAAGTACTTGCAAGGTCAAGATCCGACTATGGAAGTTGGCGACCAGGCAATTAAGGAAACCAGTATGACTTTTACATCTGATGTTACGCGCTTACGAGAAGCTAAATTCCATATTGTAGCTGTTCCTACACCAATTAATCAAGATAAAACGCCTGACTTAACACCAGTTACAAGTGCAACAAGAAGTTTAGGTGAAAATTTGCAAAAAGGCTCTGTTGTTGTTTATGAATCTACAGTTTATCCTGGTGTTACAGAAGAAATCTGTATTCCACTTCTAGAAGAAGCGTCTGGTCTTAAACATGGTCATGATTTTATCGTGGGCTATTCACCAGAACGGATTAATCCTGGTGATAAGATTAATCGTTTAGAAACTATTGTTAAAATTGTATCTGCTTCAGATAACAATTATTTAGATGATATCGCAAAAGTCTATGAAATAGTTGTTGAGGCTGGTGTTTATCGAGCATCAAGTATGAAAGTTGCTGAGGCAGCTAAGGTAGTTGAGAATAGCCAACGGGATATTAATATTGCCTTTATGAATGAGCTAGCGCTAGTATTTGACCGTATGGGGATCGATTCGCAAGATGTTATTGATGCGATGAATACCAAGTGGAATGCTCTTGGTTTTACACCTGGATTAGTTGGTGGTCATTGTATTGGTGTTGATCCTTATTATTTTGTCTATGAAGCCGAGAATTTAGGCTATCATAGCCGCTTAATTGCAGCCGGTCGGCAAATAAATGATAGTATGGGTGAGTTTATTGCAGATAAGGTTATAAAACAGTTAGTAGTCACTGGTAAATGTCCTAAAGCAGCAAATGTTGTTATTTTAGGACTGACTTTCAAAGAGGGGACACCAGATATCCAGAACTCTAAAGTTACCGATATTATTGACCGTTTACAAGAATATGATATTAAACCACAAGTGGTTGATCCTTGGGCCGATGCAACCGATGTTAAAGAAACTTATGGTCTAGAACTTCTTGAAATGTCGGCTATTAGTCAAGCAGACTGCTTAGTCTTTACGGTTGGACATCCAGAATTTAAAGACTTAAGCTATGCTACCGTTAATCAATGGTTTAAAGAAATGCCTAATGAAGAGAAAATAATTATTGATGTGAAGAGTATTCTTAATAAAGAAAGTTATCAGGCATCCGGGTACAATTTCTGGCGTCTGTAA
- a CDS encoding PH domain-containing protein: MSLFSGLFGNASSGSPEEAERLLADYLIPGETIELNYKLVRDYIIFTSHRLIIVDIQGIGKKKAFSSLPYRSISRFSVELAGSFDLDSELDIYISSATDPVYALQFRGDKLVKEVQQALAQAIL, from the coding sequence ATGAGTCTTTTTAGTGGTTTATTTGGTAATGCATCAAGTGGTAGCCCGGAAGAAGCCGAGCGACTTTTAGCCGATTACTTAATTCCTGGAGAAACAATCGAACTAAATTATAAGCTAGTTCGCGACTACATTATCTTTACTAGCCACCGTCTAATTATTGTTGACATTCAAGGGATTGGCAAGAAAAAAGCTTTTTCAAGTTTACCCTACCGGTCAATCTCCCGTTTTTCAGTCGAATTAGCTGGCAGTTTTGACTTGGATTCTGAATTAGACATTTATATATCTAGCGCGACAGACCCAGTCTACGCCCTGCAATTTCGCGGAGATAAATTAGTTAAAGAAGTTCAACAAGCTTTAGCACAAGCAATTCTTTAA
- a CDS encoding RecX family transcriptional regulator yields the protein MSARKKGPVRLSDLSGSAKTSNWSKTRDIHTEKNKQAQPVTGKSHEGNADDLIAKAKALKASKELEAEGQDRQTRAPQNVDCQAQQNGDQPAIQAGRITMIQVQKKNKERYNIYLNQTYAFAVSESVLVRFALHKGQELDREMVKNIKAAERESWAFQLATRYLAHRLRSEKEVRDKLASQEILAEDIDRTIDKLKEMKLVDDLVYGQSYVRTSKRLQKKGPGQISRYLKEKGLDQETINQSLQEYSQKDQVSNLEEIAKKYFDQQSRRHAIKTARQKTQAYLYSKGYASDLIRSVLADLISELDQEDQKQEDELLIKSFAKYYRRYHKLNPRERLYKVKSLLYQKGFASEAINRLADQYQEEE from the coding sequence ATGTCTGCTCGAAAAAAGGGACCAGTTCGTTTGTCAGATTTATCAGGTTCTGCTAAGACTTCAAATTGGTCCAAAACCAGAGACATTCACACGGAGAAAAATAAGCAAGCGCAGCCAGTTACTGGTAAAAGCCATGAGGGTAATGCTGACGACTTAATAGCTAAAGCTAAGGCTTTAAAAGCTAGCAAAGAGCTTGAGGCTGAGGGCCAGGATAGGCAGACAAGGGCACCACAAAATGTGGATTGTCAAGCCCAGCAAAATGGAGACCAACCAGCTATCCAAGCAGGCCGGATAACGATGATTCAAGTCCAGAAAAAGAATAAAGAACGTTATAATATCTACTTGAATCAGACCTATGCTTTTGCTGTGAGTGAGAGTGTTTTAGTGCGTTTTGCCCTCCACAAGGGCCAAGAATTAGACCGAGAGATGGTTAAAAATATCAAGGCAGCGGAACGTGAATCCTGGGCCTTCCAATTAGCGACCCGCTACTTGGCCCATCGCTTACGGTCAGAAAAAGAAGTCAGAGATAAATTAGCTAGCCAAGAAATTCTTGCTGAGGATATTGATAGAACCATCGATAAGCTAAAGGAAATGAAGCTGGTAGATGATTTAGTTTATGGTCAAAGTTATGTACGAACTAGTAAACGCCTGCAGAAAAAAGGCCCTGGCCAAATTAGTCGTTACTTAAAGGAAAAAGGCTTGGACCAAGAGACAATCAACCAATCGCTTCAAGAGTACAGTCAAAAAGACCAGGTAAGTAACCTGGAGGAAATAGCAAAAAAATATTTTGACCAACAATCCCGGCGCCACGCTATTAAAACTGCCCGGCAAAAAACTCAGGCTTACCTATATAGCAAGGGCTATGCCAGTGACTTAATTCGGTCAGTATTAGCTGATTTAATATCTGAACTTGACCAGGAGGATCAGAAGCAAGAAGATGAATTATTGATTAAAAGCTTTGCTAAATACTACCGACGCTACCATAAGCTCAATCCGCGTGAACGTTTGTATAAGGTTAAAAGTTTACTCTACCAAAAAGGTTTTGCTTCTGAAGCCATTAACCGGTTAGCTGACCAATATCAAGAAGAGGAATGA
- the mutY gene encoding A/G-specific adenine glycosylase, with protein MKEINNQAEDLTVWLNTSAIVDLGPIIAGVQVFGPETRQAFQRDLLAWYDQEKRDLPWRENQDPYRVWVSEIMLQQTQVDTVINYFNNFMKVFPTIADLAQATEADLLKVWQGLGYYSRVRNMQAAARDIMANHEGVFPTEIKAIKALKGIGPYTAGAIASIAFNQAVPAIDGNAMRVLARLFAIDADIAVAKNRKIFEEIGSYLIDYNRPGDFNQAIMDLGSSYCSYKNPQPELSPIRAYNLSTLNGTTLAYPVKSKQKKARDVYYQALLIENQQGQILMIKRSDGQLLKNMWSVPLLESRRDQVTDYQYVVAETSANYQVSPIVMKEPLAEIKHIFTHLKWHIRPFYMRLRPEEEALLAKQLDKAYGNSWCWLAASDMDQLPVARVQEKIWQVYRDFKKQ; from the coding sequence TTGAAAGAAATCAATAACCAGGCTGAGGACTTAACTGTTTGGCTAAATACATCAGCTATTGTCGACTTAGGTCCGATAATTGCCGGTGTGCAGGTCTTTGGTCCTGAAACTAGACAAGCCTTCCAAAGGGACCTACTGGCCTGGTATGACCAAGAAAAACGTGACTTGCCTTGGCGAGAAAACCAGGATCCTTACCGGGTGTGGGTGTCAGAAATTATGCTGCAACAGACCCAGGTGGATACGGTTATTAATTATTTTAATAACTTTATGAAAGTTTTTCCGACAATTGCTGATCTAGCTCAGGCCACCGAAGCGGACTTGCTCAAGGTTTGGCAGGGACTAGGCTACTACTCTCGCGTCCGTAATATGCAAGCAGCTGCTAGAGATATTATGGCTAATCATGAGGGTGTCTTTCCGACTGAAATTAAAGCTATAAAGGCCCTAAAAGGCATTGGACCATATACCGCAGGGGCCATTGCTTCAATTGCTTTTAATCAAGCCGTGCCGGCTATTGATGGGAATGCGATGCGGGTATTAGCTCGACTTTTCGCGATTGATGCTGATATTGCTGTGGCGAAAAACAGAAAAATATTCGAAGAAATAGGGAGCTATCTAATTGACTATAATCGTCCTGGAGATTTCAATCAAGCGATTATGGATTTGGGATCCTCTTATTGCTCTTATAAAAATCCCCAACCTGAGCTAAGTCCTATAAGAGCCTATAATTTGTCTACGCTAAATGGCACAACCTTAGCTTATCCAGTCAAGAGCAAGCAAAAAAAGGCTAGAGATGTTTACTATCAAGCCTTGCTGATTGAAAATCAGCAAGGTCAAATTTTGATGATTAAGCGTTCAGATGGGCAGCTGCTTAAAAATATGTGGTCTGTTCCTTTGCTTGAAAGCCGGCGTGACCAGGTCACTGACTACCAATATGTGGTGGCCGAAACAAGTGCAAATTATCAAGTATCTCCTATAGTAATGAAAGAACCATTGGCGGAAATTAAGCATATATTTACCCATCTCAAATGGCATATTCGTCCGTTTTATATGCGATTGAGGCCGGAAGAGGAGGCCCTATTAGCCAAGCAATTGGATAAGGCATATGGTAATAGCTGGTGTTGGCTAGCTGCTAGTGATATGGACCAGCTGCCAGTAGCCAGAGTACAAGAGAAAATATGGCAAGTATATCGGGACTTTAAAAAACAATAG